The Lathyrus oleraceus cultivar Zhongwan6 unplaced genomic scaffold, CAAS_Psat_ZW6_1.0 chrUn0412, whole genome shotgun sequence DNA segment CCGAAATTGTGCATAAAAATTTTCTTGATAACTATACCATTTTCAACATAAAATTCTCATTGAATACCCACAAAATCTCACATGCAAGAATTCTAACCAACATAATAAGCATGGAGAAAGAGATTTGTCTAACTACACTACAAGAAAACTGTGCTCGAACCACACGATATAGTCACATGAAATTCACGTCACTAATAAAAGGCAGTTGTCACATGAAAAACACGCCGCTATAGttagaaaataataaaaaattaaactTTAGCTGGTGAAATTTAGAATGTGTGTAAACCTTTTAGTGGCGTGCAAAAAACGCCGctaataaaaaatttaaaattgtcACGCTGGCAGCTAGTGAGGAGATAATCACGTCACAAAATATTTCAAATTAGTGTCATTGAAATCACGTCATAAAATTATGACCATTCTGGCACGTTGGCATCTAGTGATAAGATAATCATGTCGCAATGAATTTTGAATTGGTGACATGGGATTCACGATGCAACAACCAACAATCACTTTAATTGTGACGTGATATTCCCAATGCTGAAATGTTTATTTGTTAGACAGGTTGCAGCACCCCCACACTCCTCATGGACTCATTTTTTCTCTCCATATTTTGTGTTCTTCCCTCTCTGTTTCGTCTTCCTCCCAACCCTTTTCTCCTTTCATTTTCACAACTTCCTCATATTTTCATAACTTCCTCACCACTTTTGCAACAAGAATGTAAGTTTTGTTTACTAATTCAGCTTAATTGTTAAATTTCGTGAATgtaatttttctcttttttcatCAAGACATAAAATCATCTAGATTCAAGATTTATTTGGGAAGTTCATCAAGCTAAATGCTTAAAATTTACTTCAAGTTCACTCAATGCTCATTTTTGTACTGCGAAAAATACCCGAGTGTAAGGAAAGGTTTCATTGAACCTAATTCATCTATTCTAACTAAAGCATGTGAATGCCGGTAGAAATAACCATATTTTTTTCCTTCTATTTTTATGGCATTGTATGCTTTGTGTATTGCATAGACTCTTAAAATTTTGCACTTAATTGAAAGACGTCTTAGTCGGTTGATGAAAGTGATTGCTTATAAACTTTTTTTAAGTTTTGATTTTCAAATTCAAACATGAGATTTTTTTTATGTAAAACAAAACAATAGCTCACCAATCTAAACTAAAGAGCTATAGTATAAATATGGTTCAATCAATGTATTTTCATAAGCAAAAGAGTTTAAATATAAGAGTAGTGTTATTTAAAACAATGTATCAACCTTATCAACCATAGTAAATTTCACGTGACAATATATTATATATGATTTTGCACACAAAAAAACATTAAATCAATAAAGTATAACAAAATATATAGTGAACAATCCAATACCATAAAATTTTATTGGTCATACTATCCAATACACAATTATGCAATGTTAGGTtttataaatttaattaaacttaaataaatttgaattttgaattaATTTTGCAAGAGGCATCAATAGTCGGCGTACCCATCTTTTTAATGAATACAAAATTAAGAACTCATCGACAAATAAATATTACATATTTTAACTTATCGAAAACAACAAAATTTTTACTTCACGGTATATATTTGATCATAATATGCATCGTGACTACATGCAATTTCTAATATTCATCTGGGTGATCTGTTAAGCGATTGCGGCATTCATTAGGCAGACCACGAGCAAAACGTATAAAATCACGACAATAGTCATAAACAATCAATTTTGAATAAATCTCTTTGAGCTTCTTCCTTGTTTCACCATTAAGACCTTTATCTTCTCCGCCATTGAAACCTAAGCAATTATTTGATGGACTAGGCATGCACGCATTAGCACTGAAGTTTCTAAATCCAGCCGTGAATGGAGACTTTGACCAATCAATTTTCACTTGTCCCCCTCTTGTTGCCCATGAATCTCCATTCCATAGTGTTGTGTATAATTTCATTGGTTGCCTTGTTGGGAATGGAACACCAATGTTTTGTCTATTATGTATCACTCTTATGGGTATGTTATCCACCAATATTCTGCATAGATGCCAAACACATGATATAGTTATATGTATATATACATTGTTTGTTCCATATATTGAATTATATTTTTTTCATTGTTTTAGAAAGAATTTTTGTTATGGAGATCAAGATATTGTCACTTAGATCAAGGGACATAGATTAATGATAATGATAGAATCATGTAATCTTAGGATTTGGATTATGTGCGATGTGATTGTACGCAATCATCAATTTTGGTCAATTTGTTGAGGTTCTAATTCACATTGAATTTCTAATAGGTATTATTGATGGTTAATGTATTAAAATCTAGTAtaatttaatcttgatttttgtGATATGTATTAACTCGGGTATTAGGTCTAGTAGAAATTAAGGTTAGACGGTGATCCAAAATTTGAATTCAACTGTGAGAGGCGCCACATTTAGTGGATGACATGTCTCGAATAAAATTATGTACCTTTAATGAAGGGAAATGTGAAACAccaaataaaaaatatttctaATAAAGTTTATGAAAATTTACTTAAACAATGAAAAACTTACATTATGCGCTGAGGATTCCAATCAATAGAGTAAGTGTGAAAGTCGTTTGTGGGATCAAACCAAAGATAGAATTGTACCTCATGACCTCCATCACCATTGGCATAAAAATTGGTTGAGAGAATATATGGATCACCAGACAAGTTACCCAAAAATTCCATATCAATCTCATCATGGTGTGGTCCTTGAGAACTTAGCTGCATATATGCATATATGCGAAATTAAATAGCCATACAATAAGTAAAAGTTTCTTATATTATGCAATGTGTTATGTGTGTGCGCAACCATAATAGTAATAACTTGTTTTCCATATCTATAAGTTTTGCCACAATATAACGATTTGAATTGGCTAATGTCATAAATCTTACACATTCAAGTGGCTAGCTCATCGATGACAAGTTGAATCAAGATCAAACAATATATATTTCAAACTCAATATTTTTAGAATTTAAAATATCCAAATCTACTTGATTCATGCATTGTTTGACCTCGATCTAAGCGTCACCGATGTGCCAATTGTGTGAATTTTTAATTATAGGAAGTTGTAATATGCAATATAATGGTTTTATTAGTCTCTTTAACAACATCACAAACGTAATTTTGCCACATCAATCACATTTACCGAAATATTAAAATTTGGAATATATATGCAATTGTCATTTAAAACTATAACAAATGTGAATTAAGAGTTTGCATATATGAGTGTAGTTTTGTAACAAAGTACATACATAATATGCAGTGACAGTGCCTGCAGAGTTTCCTGGCACAAGTTTGATTTGCATATCAAATCGTCCAAACAAATATTCATTCTGAGTACCAATGCCAGAGCCAGAATATTTATCCATTGTAAGTGTCATACAATTGCCACCATCTTGTATGTTAGCCCTTTTATCTCCAAATAGAATGTTAAAATCAGTGTTGAAATTTCCTCCAAATGCAATTGTACTAAAGGTTAAGCATAAGCAAAGTAAGAGAAACACAGAGTTATTAGCATATGAAGAAACCATAATTAACTAATGTTTCACTTTGTGTAAATTGATAAATTAAAATTTTGAAAAGGGTTATTTAAATTGAAGTTGGTGTCATATTTTGTGTAAAACGCAACGGATTTAGATCAATTTAGTTGTCTGAAGCTCAATGTTACAACGACAACTCACAAGTCACTGTTATTGTTGAAAGTCACACCTCAATTTTATTAACAAAATTTTTTTATGGCAAAAATATTTGTTCCTTTTAAGCCTTGTTtgaatgcttaatgttgaaaaGTTGGATTCAAGTCAA contains these protein-coding regions:
- the LOC127114177 gene encoding xyloglucan endotransglucosylase protein 1; this encodes MVSSYANNSVFLLLCLCLTFSTIAFGGNFNTDFNILFGDKRANIQDGGNCMTLTMDKYSGSGIGTQNEYLFGRFDMQIKLVPGNSAGTVTAYYLSSQGPHHDEIDMEFLGNLSGDPYILSTNFYANGDGGHEVQFYLWFDPTNDFHTYSIDWNPQRIIILVDNIPIRVIHNRQNIGVPFPTRQPMKLYTTLWNGDSWATRGGQVKIDWSKSPFTAGFRNFSANACMPSPSNNCLGFNGGEDKGLNGETRKKLKEIYSKLIVYDYCRDFIRFARGLPNECRNRLTDHPDEY